One segment of Clostridium ljungdahlii DSM 13528 DNA contains the following:
- a CDS encoding cell wall-binding repeat-containing protein: MLKKRRFLSPILTALVLSVTLGTANVQAATVKRTDGGTGGRIGTANKVALDLFSKSQNVILVNGYGYADAVSATPLAKQLNAPILLTHGDTLESEVDSTISSLGATKVYIVGGTGVVSTDVENTLKNKYDVERIAGVTDNTRMGTNAEVAKKVLSMSNQKNAILVNGQDGYADSLSVASIAAQKGYPVLFASKTQVAPIVKDVITSKGLTIQAVGGSGVLPQDVVTSVGGTKVTSDADCANRFATNLAVLNYFKNNGGLDFSTIYVAAGGAAEDQFADALVASAAAAKTGSPVILTGLGAGQSQVIDANSYIFANAKDNSNVVIVGGTDVVSQDIQNTLQSTDDLQIIGIE; this comes from the coding sequence ATGTTGAAAAAGAGAAGGTTTTTAAGCCCTATATTGACTGCCCTTGTACTATCAGTCACTTTAGGCACTGCAAATGTACAAGCTGCTACAGTAAAGAGAACAGATGGTGGGACCGGAGGAAGAATAGGTACTGCCAATAAAGTAGCTTTAGATTTGTTTAGTAAATCTCAAAATGTAATATTGGTAAATGGATACGGATATGCAGATGCAGTAAGTGCTACGCCGCTTGCAAAGCAGCTTAATGCCCCAATACTTTTAACTCATGGAGATACTTTGGAATCTGAAGTTGATTCAACTATAAGCAGTTTGGGAGCAACAAAGGTATATATAGTTGGAGGTACAGGAGTTGTATCTACAGATGTAGAGAATACTTTAAAAAATAAATATGATGTAGAACGTATAGCTGGTGTTACAGACAATACTAGAATGGGAACTAATGCGGAAGTTGCAAAAAAAGTTCTTAGTATGAGCAATCAGAAAAATGCAATACTGGTAAATGGACAGGATGGATATGCAGATTCACTTTCAGTAGCTTCAATTGCAGCTCAAAAGGGATATCCTGTATTGTTTGCATCTAAAACTCAAGTAGCACCTATAGTTAAAGATGTAATAACTTCCAAAGGATTAACTATACAAGCAGTAGGTGGTAGTGGGGTTTTACCACAAGATGTAGTAACTTCCGTAGGTGGAACTAAAGTTACAAGCGATGCAGATTGTGCCAATAGATTTGCTACAAACTTAGCTGTTCTAAATTACTTTAAAAATAATGGTGGTTTGGATTTCAGTACTATATATGTAGCAGCAGGTGGAGCGGCAGAAGATCAATTTGCAGATGCCCTTGTAGCATCCGCTGCAGCAGCAAAAACTGGTTCACCAGTTATTTTAACAGGTTTAGGAGCAGGACAGTCACAGGTAATAGATGCTAATAGTTATATATTTGCAAATGCTAAGGATAATTCAAATGTAGTAATAGTTGGTGGAACAGATGTTGTTTCCCAGGACATACAAAATACTCTTCAAAGCACTGATGATTTGCAAATCATAGGAATTGAGTAA
- a CDS encoding sensor histidine kinase → MKNFNEDNEINENQLKNLIMMNYTLSLEREIKELKNDAKKNSEKLNECQELNKKILQFIYGLFHELKTPLNVIFSAAQVMSLCTEYKNGGILEKQGQYVKIIEQNCYRLMRLINNLQDLSKLDSGFAKLELHNRNIVSFVEDITLSLIPYAKGKGINLIFDTNVEEKTMALDYNKIERIILNLLSNAIKFTPEKGTICIGVEDKDDNVYISVKDTGIGIPEDKFKFVFEKFKQCDKSPINGKVGNGIGLYLVKCFTEMHGGKVSVKSTVGKGSTFTVKLPVKVIEEKFNNIISSENMDEQLSIEFSDICPKI, encoded by the coding sequence ATGAAGAATTTTAATGAAGACAATGAAATTAATGAAAACCAGCTAAAAAATTTAATTATGATGAACTATACTCTAAGTTTGGAAAGAGAAATAAAGGAACTCAAAAATGATGCGAAAAAAAATAGTGAGAAATTAAATGAATGCCAGGAACTCAATAAAAAAATTTTGCAGTTTATATATGGGTTATTTCATGAACTTAAGACACCTTTAAATGTTATTTTTTCTGCAGCACAGGTAATGTCATTGTGTACGGAATATAAAAATGGAGGAATTTTAGAGAAACAGGGTCAGTATGTTAAAATAATCGAGCAAAATTGTTATAGACTTATGCGGCTTATAAATAACTTACAGGATTTAAGTAAATTGGATTCAGGATTCGCTAAATTGGAGTTGCACAATAGAAATATTGTAAGTTTTGTTGAAGATATTACTTTATCTTTAATTCCTTATGCTAAAGGAAAAGGCATAAATTTGATTTTTGATACCAATGTAGAAGAGAAGACAATGGCTTTAGATTACAATAAAATAGAGAGAATTATTCTAAATTTACTTTCAAATGCAATTAAATTTACACCTGAAAAAGGTACTATATGCATAGGGGTTGAAGACAAAGACGATAATGTATATATAAGTGTCAAAGATACAGGTATAGGAATACCTGAGGACAAGTTTAAATTTGTATTTGAGAAATTCAAGCAGTGTGATAAGTCACCTATAAATGGTAAAGTTGGAAACGGTATAGGACTTTATCTTGTAAAATGTTTTACTGAAATGCACGGAGGCAAAGTTAGCGTAAAAAGTACTGTAGGAAAGGGAAGCACATTTACTGTAAAACTTCCTGTTAAAGTCATAGAAGAAAAATTCAATAATATAATTTCTAGTGAAAATATGGATGAACAGCTCAGCATAGAGTTTTCAGATATATGTCCTAAAATTTAA
- a CDS encoding tRNA 2-thiocytidine(32) synthetase TtcA, which produces MDEIAGTGCDILVPFNERKPLKEIEHSITKRYRKHIWSKFVRAISEFKLVEEGDKVAVAVSGGKDSLTMAKLFQELQKHWKVNFNLEFIAMDPGYHEDIKKLLISNCEYLNIPVHIFESGIFNVVDNIAKDYPCYMCAKMRRGALYSKAKELGCNKLALGHHFNDVIETTLLNIFYSGSFKTMMPKLRSQNYEGIELIRPLYYVEESYIERFIQSSGIWPLNCACMVAAKRIGNKRYEIKDMIKKLKKDFNKDIDKLIFHATENVNIDSILGWEKDGEKHSFIESYERNS; this is translated from the coding sequence ATGGATGAAATTGCAGGAACTGGATGTGATATATTAGTTCCTTTTAATGAAAGAAAGCCCTTAAAAGAGATAGAACATAGTATTACAAAAAGATATAGAAAGCATATATGGTCTAAATTTGTAAGGGCAATAAGTGAGTTTAAGCTAGTAGAAGAAGGAGATAAAGTTGCAGTAGCAGTGTCTGGTGGAAAAGATAGCTTGACAATGGCTAAATTGTTCCAAGAACTTCAAAAGCATTGGAAAGTAAATTTTAATTTAGAATTTATTGCTATGGACCCAGGGTATCATGAAGATATAAAAAAGCTTTTAATTAGTAATTGTGAGTATTTAAATATTCCAGTGCACATTTTTGAATCCGGTATATTTAATGTAGTAGATAATATCGCAAAAGATTATCCTTGTTATATGTGTGCAAAAATGCGTAGAGGTGCACTGTATTCTAAAGCAAAAGAACTTGGCTGCAATAAGCTTGCACTTGGGCACCACTTTAATGATGTTATAGAAACAACTCTTTTAAATATATTTTATTCGGGAAGTTTTAAAACCATGATGCCAAAGCTAAGATCTCAAAATTATGAAGGAATAGAACTTATAAGACCTCTTTATTATGTAGAAGAATCTTATATTGAACGCTTTATACAATCAAGTGGTATATGGCCTCTCAATTGTGCCTGTATGGTTGCAGCAAAAAGAATAGGAAATAAGCGTTATGAAATTAAGGATATGATAAAGAAGTTGAAAAAGGATTTTAATAAGGATATAGATAAATTAATTTTCCATGCCACTGAAAATGTAAATATAGATTCTATATTAGGCTGGGAAAAAGATGGAGAAAAACATTCATTTATAGAATCTTATGAAAGAAATAGTTAA
- the safA gene encoding SafA/ExsA family spore coat assembly protein, producing the protein MKKSFLSSLILCFVLSTGAVHAQSSTYTVVSGDTMWKIAVKNQVGISELISANPQIANPAMIIPGQKISIPNIDVKTMENQVISLVNQARVNAGLQPFTTNWELSRVARYKSQDMANKGYFDHTSPTYGSPFTMMQNFGIKFTAAGENIAMGQRTAQEVMNSWMNSPGHRSNILNPSFNQIGVGLAKNSNGTCYWTQQFIKSY; encoded by the coding sequence TTGAAAAAAAGTTTTTTATCAAGTTTGATATTATGTTTTGTATTGTCTACAGGCGCAGTTCACGCACAATCGTCAACTTATACCGTAGTATCTGGAGATACCATGTGGAAAATTGCAGTAAAAAACCAAGTGGGAATAAGTGAGCTCATATCTGCCAATCCGCAGATTGCAAATCCTGCCATGATAATACCAGGACAAAAGATATCTATTCCAAATATAGATGTGAAAACAATGGAAAATCAAGTTATAAGCCTGGTAAATCAAGCAAGAGTAAATGCAGGATTACAACCATTTACAACAAATTGGGAACTATCAAGAGTGGCCAGATACAAATCTCAAGATATGGCTAACAAAGGATATTTTGACCACACATCTCCTACCTACGGTTCACCTTTTACCATGATGCAAAATTTCGGCATAAAATTTACTGCTGCTGGCGAAAATATTGCCATGGGACAAAGAACTGCACAGGAGGTAATGAATTCCTGGATGAACTCTCCAGGACATAGATCCAATATTTTAAACCCAAGTTTTAATCAAATAGGAGTTGGTCTCGCTAAAAATTCTAATGGAACATGTTATTGGACCCAGCAATTTATAAAGTCCTATTAA
- a CDS encoding metallophosphoesterase family protein has translation MKIAIISDIHGNLEALKAALCDIEKKSIDTIICLGDLVGYGPYPNEVIQLVREKHILNILGNYDAAVLEKKFNYIRDNEVNKFCMPWAAEELSEENRDYLNSLPGEIVLNFGSKKFHFVHGSNRSINEYLKENSKEAEEAMDVLEEDVLICAHTHIPYRKKYGDKILLNDGSIGKPKIGRPNGTYLIMEPGEDVKSSIVEFTYDYEKTVKAMEKEGIHRACIKNIKTGIE, from the coding sequence ATGAAGATAGCAATTATTTCCGATATACACGGAAATCTGGAAGCACTTAAAGCAGCACTTTGTGATATAGAAAAAAAAAGCATTGACACTATCATATGTCTTGGAGACTTGGTAGGATATGGACCTTATCCTAATGAAGTAATTCAGCTTGTAAGAGAAAAGCACATATTAAATATACTTGGCAACTACGATGCAGCAGTGCTTGAGAAAAAATTTAATTACATAAGAGACAATGAAGTCAATAAATTTTGTATGCCTTGGGCGGCAGAAGAACTATCAGAGGAAAACAGGGATTATTTAAACTCACTTCCTGGAGAAATAGTACTTAATTTTGGAAGTAAAAAATTTCATTTTGTACATGGAAGCAATAGATCCATAAACGAATATTTAAAGGAAAATTCAAAAGAAGCAGAAGAAGCAATGGATGTGCTAGAAGAAGATGTTCTAATATGTGCTCACACCCATATTCCTTATAGAAAGAAGTATGGTGATAAAATTCTCTTAAATGATGGAAGTATTGGAAAACCTAAGATAGGCAGACCTAATGGAACTTATCTCATAATGGAACCGGGCGAGGATGTAAAAAGTTCTATTGTAGAATTTACTTATGACTATGAAAAAACAGTGAAGGCCATGGAGAAAGAAGGCATACACAGAGCCTGCATAAAAAATATAAAAACTGGAATAGAATAA
- a CDS encoding methyl-accepting chemotaxis protein, whose amino-acid sequence MKWFSNIRILKKLLTSFIIVSVFTGIVGMISIIKMGKINGNLNNIYNVDLKGTNYLQQLKTNVVLIRADMLTLADPVNRNNLKNVTSEISSSKIQNNQIISDYKTIITNAEQKQRFAEFEQYLQSWRTSRESFISLIQAGNYEGAKQQFVKSEGYREKAFKVLDNQINLSMKMAQEDYKDSVTQYKSSFSMMVIGIIVSIVCSVLLGFIVAKDINAPILKIKKFANEFAEFDFSSPIEIDRKDELGEAALELNKGQKNITDLIRTIMASSDEMSSSSEELSATAEELSAKSEDMDSSVKVVVGNIQETSAAFEEITASVEEVDSSVNELSAKAVEGSGKANESKKNAVVVQSKGKAAIEKTQELYEQKKENMVKAIEDGKVVEEIKEMAETIAGIADQTNLLALNAAIEAASAGEHGKGFAVVAEEVRELAEQSAESVAGIQETIVKVQDAFKNLSASGQQVLAFINEKVNPEFKSFGDMGKRYYDDSEFVSKMSEEIAAMSEQLTAIIGQVNETTQSVASSAQKSSESSNSIQQSIEENVKAVSQIAITAQNQAEIAQSLNELVQKFKI is encoded by the coding sequence ATGAAATGGTTTTCAAACATAAGAATTTTGAAAAAATTGCTGACATCATTTATCATCGTATCAGTATTTACAGGAATAGTTGGAATGATCTCTATTATCAAGATGGGGAAAATAAATGGAAATTTGAACAATATATATAATGTAGATTTAAAGGGGACAAATTATCTTCAACAATTAAAGACAAATGTGGTGTTAATTAGAGCAGATATGCTTACTCTTGCTGATCCTGTAAACAGGAACAACTTAAAGAATGTAACAAGTGAAATTAGCAGCTCAAAAATTCAGAATAATCAGATTATATCAGATTATAAAACTATTATTACAAATGCCGAGCAAAAGCAGCGGTTTGCAGAATTTGAACAATATTTACAGAGCTGGAGAACTTCTCGAGAAAGTTTTATTAGCTTAATTCAGGCGGGAAATTATGAAGGTGCAAAACAACAATTTGTTAAATCAGAAGGTTATAGGGAAAAGGCATTTAAAGTTCTTGATAATCAAATAAATTTAAGCATGAAAATGGCTCAAGAAGATTATAAAGACAGTGTAACCCAGTATAAATCTTCCTTTAGCATGATGGTTATTGGAATAATTGTAAGTATAGTTTGTTCTGTTTTACTTGGATTTATTGTTGCAAAAGATATTAATGCTCCAATTTTAAAAATTAAAAAATTTGCAAATGAATTTGCTGAATTTGATTTTTCTTCACCTATAGAAATAGACAGAAAAGATGAATTGGGAGAAGCTGCTTTAGAACTTAACAAAGGACAAAAGAATATAACTGACTTAATTAGAACGATTATGGCAAGCTCTGACGAAATGAGCAGTTCTAGTGAAGAATTATCTGCAACGGCAGAAGAACTTTCAGCAAAGTCTGAAGATATGGATAGTTCAGTAAAAGTTGTAGTAGGAAATATACAGGAAACAAGCGCAGCGTTTGAGGAGATAACTGCATCTGTAGAAGAAGTGGATTCAAGTGTAAATGAATTGTCTGCAAAAGCTGTAGAAGGAAGCGGTAAAGCTAATGAATCTAAAAAAAATGCTGTTGTTGTACAAAGTAAGGGAAAAGCAGCTATAGAAAAAACGCAGGAATTATATGAACAAAAAAAGGAGAATATGGTAAAAGCTATTGAAGATGGGAAAGTAGTAGAAGAAATAAAGGAAATGGCAGAAACTATTGCAGGGATAGCGGATCAAACCAATTTACTTGCACTTAATGCAGCAATCGAGGCAGCCAGCGCAGGTGAGCATGGAAAAGGTTTTGCAGTAGTGGCAGAAGAAGTAAGAGAACTTGCAGAACAATCTGCGGAATCAGTTGCAGGAATTCAAGAGACCATTGTAAAGGTACAGGATGCATTTAAAAATCTTTCTGCAAGTGGCCAGCAGGTATTGGCATTTATCAATGAAAAAGTAAATCCAGAATTTAAATCATTTGGGGACATGGGAAAACGATATTATGATGATTCTGAATTTGTAAGTAAGATGTCGGAAGAAATAGCTGCTATGTCAGAACAACTTACTGCTATTATAGGTCAGGTAAATGAAACAACACAAAGCGTAGCATCTAGTGCACAAAAATCTTCAGAAAGTTCAAATTCAATACAGCAGAGTATTGAGGAAAATGTAAAAGCTGTAAGTCAGATAGCTATTACAGCACAAAATCAAGCAGAAATAGCTCAGAGCCTAAACGAATTAGTTCAGAAATTTAAAATTTAA
- a CDS encoding cell wall-binding repeat-containing protein — translation MSKKSTKALASATLMSLVLTTALSAGPVKAASQVQPTRVSGGDRYATAAKVATTNWTTSDSVVLVSGEGYADAVSASALAKKLNAPILLTTGNTLNSDAQSALNTLKPKNVYVIGGTASISQSIRDGLKANYTLTELGGQNRYETNIAVAKELVTLGVSPSNVMVVGGQGFADALSVAPVAAAKGQILLLANNDQASSQGAIDFVKDNKSTATIVGTSNVISDAIKNAFGSTATRVNGGSSRFDTNLAVLKAFSSDLKADKLYIANASAADPDNLYADALVASAVAGKYTAPLVLVDKDGTDATNNAVAYIKSENAKEIDVIGGTSVVPDSIISEITGTPVGPVDPEVSSVSDVDLNQVKVVFNQEVDSDTAEEVSNYKIDNVQLNNKGTKDGGGTADANSAKATLQDDNKTVLITLAKSKKQGDNLDLTVKKGILSSDKSTTIPECTQKVSFNDTTAPTISSVQARGNNKLTVEFSEPVNFSSTSVSQIASKFKINGKNITSFGLDTSISKIDDYVTGINAGEVWANKIEFYFTSSLPTGNNTLEVSDGDQASNGVTGKLSDVAGFPFKDSTQNFNVDTLTTAPQITSITAEDSGKIYINFDRPMDAKTATDVSNYGINGDNNNPPANSVELKKDDTQVKISNVTLKTGSNTVYIDNNVKDAYGNYIPDDTRKDVTLTQDTVKPAVSSVATLDDKTIRVKYNKDINIQSGKNTSNYKIKDNSGTDISSQIGNSDGTITVPGGSSSDTSASVFDIHMANKLSDSKYSITIKNIRDIASTPNTMPDYTTTFDGYGDVAPTVTGAYKAAAGEDPQRKVVVYFNKEMDSSSIDDVSNYKFKDNSSDADFIALPSGTTISAGSNNKSATIKFPSSYTTNLSDPASNENKIKELAVVGVKDVNGNALSVSYQSGTLAVNTNLPTIDSKSVSFDYDGNDLTVKFKYIGTNVDGSTYTDTIDKLDYTDFRVNGVEPSTGSLSGDNVVLRFTKNDPIVAATDTGYGYAGRDTTKINAVKYAGLGAKITTVSTNTIDVAGQSIASMTVAGGTAVVAYDYNAAPKTIAKDWRTGVVGDTNDNLTGVGTAGDGFIDVTFDTPIDPQSGISKDGFTFTSNVDGQPLKAKAVYVSGNTIRFTFDTSADNVSKDMYQKYFKTGSVFTVNAKDTVTVRTIQDQDDNYATYKPSSDDINIRTINFDGVGTN, via the coding sequence ATGAGTAAGAAAAGTACAAAGGCACTTGCAAGTGCTACACTTATGTCCTTAGTGTTAACTACAGCTTTATCAGCAGGTCCTGTTAAAGCAGCATCACAAGTACAGCCAACAAGGGTAAGTGGTGGAGACAGATATGCAACAGCTGCAAAGGTTGCTACAACAAACTGGACAACTTCAGACAGTGTTGTATTAGTATCAGGTGAAGGATATGCAGATGCAGTAAGTGCTTCCGCATTAGCTAAAAAATTAAACGCACCTATACTTTTAACTACAGGAAATACACTTAACTCAGATGCACAAAGTGCATTAAACACATTAAAGCCAAAGAATGTATATGTTATTGGAGGAACTGCTTCAATTTCACAGAGCATAAGAGATGGTCTTAAAGCTAACTATACTTTAACAGAGTTAGGCGGACAAAACAGATATGAAACTAACATAGCAGTAGCTAAAGAATTAGTTACATTAGGAGTTAGCCCTAGCAACGTTATGGTAGTTGGTGGACAAGGATTTGCAGATGCACTTTCTGTAGCACCAGTAGCAGCAGCAAAGGGACAAATCTTATTATTAGCAAATAATGATCAAGCTTCATCTCAAGGAGCAATTGATTTTGTAAAAGACAATAAGTCAACAGCTACAATTGTTGGAACTTCAAATGTTATAAGCGATGCAATAAAGAATGCTTTTGGATCAACAGCAACTAGAGTAAATGGTGGATCAAGCAGATTTGACACTAACTTAGCTGTATTAAAGGCATTCAGCAGTGATTTAAAGGCTGACAAATTATATATAGCAAACGCAAGCGCAGCAGATCCAGATAATCTTTATGCAGATGCATTAGTTGCTTCCGCAGTAGCTGGAAAATATACTGCACCATTAGTATTAGTTGACAAAGATGGTACAGATGCAACTAATAATGCTGTAGCTTATATTAAGAGTGAAAATGCAAAGGAAATAGATGTAATAGGTGGAACAAGCGTTGTTCCTGATTCAATAATCAGCGAAATTACTGGAACTCCAGTTGGTCCTGTCGATCCAGAAGTTTCTTCTGTAAGTGATGTTGATTTAAATCAAGTTAAAGTTGTATTCAATCAGGAAGTTGATTCAGATACAGCTGAGGAAGTATCTAACTATAAAATTGATAATGTACAGTTAAATAATAAAGGAACAAAAGATGGTGGTGGTACTGCGGATGCAAATAGTGCAAAAGCAACACTCCAGGATGATAACAAGACAGTTTTAATTACTCTTGCAAAATCAAAGAAACAAGGGGATAACTTAGATTTAACGGTAAAAAAAGGAATATTGTCTAGTGATAAGTCTACCACTATTCCTGAGTGCACTCAAAAAGTAAGCTTTAATGATACTACAGCTCCTACAATATCCTCAGTACAAGCTAGAGGAAATAATAAATTAACAGTTGAGTTTTCAGAACCAGTTAATTTTTCAAGTACGAGCGTAAGTCAAATAGCAAGTAAGTTTAAAATAAATGGTAAAAATATAACTAGTTTTGGATTAGATACAAGTATAAGCAAAATTGATGACTATGTTACAGGAATAAATGCTGGAGAAGTTTGGGCAAATAAGATTGAGTTTTATTTTACATCATCACTTCCAACAGGAAATAATACACTAGAGGTATCAGATGGTGACCAAGCTAGTAATGGTGTTACAGGGAAATTATCCGATGTTGCTGGATTTCCATTTAAAGATTCTACACAGAATTTCAATGTTGATACTTTAACCACTGCACCACAAATTACAAGCATAACTGCAGAAGATAGTGGAAAAATATATATTAATTTTGATAGACCAATGGATGCTAAAACAGCTACTGATGTATCTAATTATGGAATAAATGGCGATAATAATAATCCGCCAGCTAATTCTGTAGAGCTTAAGAAAGATGATACTCAAGTTAAAATAAGCAATGTTACACTTAAAACAGGTTCAAATACAGTATATATTGATAATAATGTAAAAGATGCATATGGAAATTATATTCCTGATGATACAAGAAAAGATGTTACTTTAACTCAAGATACTGTTAAGCCTGCTGTATCATCAGTAGCTACATTAGATGATAAGACGATTCGTGTTAAATACAATAAGGATATAAACATTCAGTCAGGTAAAAATACATCTAATTACAAAATAAAAGATAACAGTGGTACTGATATATCTAGCCAAATAGGAAATAGTGATGGAACAATTACTGTACCAGGTGGGTCATCTAGTGATACTTCAGCAAGTGTATTTGACATTCATATGGCAAATAAGTTAAGTGATTCTAAGTATAGTATAACAATTAAAAATATTAGAGATATAGCATCAACACCAAATACTATGCCTGATTACACTACTACGTTTGATGGATATGGTGATGTAGCACCAACTGTCACAGGAGCATACAAAGCAGCTGCTGGAGAAGACCCACAAAGAAAAGTTGTTGTATATTTTAATAAAGAAATGGATTCAAGTTCAATAGATGATGTTTCTAACTATAAATTTAAGGATAATTCCTCAGATGCTGATTTTATAGCATTACCAAGTGGAACTACTATTTCAGCAGGCTCTAATAATAAGAGTGCTACTATAAAATTCCCAAGTAGTTATACAACTAACCTTAGTGATCCTGCTAGTAATGAGAATAAAATTAAGGAATTAGCAGTAGTTGGGGTTAAAGATGTTAATGGTAATGCTTTAAGTGTATCTTATCAATCAGGTACATTGGCAGTAAATACTAACCTTCCTACTATTGATTCTAAATCAGTTTCATTCGATTATGATGGAAATGATTTAACAGTTAAATTTAAATATATAGGTACTAATGTAGATGGCAGTACTTATACTGATACTATAGATAAGTTAGATTATACGGACTTCAGAGTAAATGGTGTAGAGCCAAGCACAGGATCACTTAGTGGAGATAATGTAGTATTAAGATTTACTAAAAATGATCCTATAGTTGCTGCTACTGATACTGGATATGGTTATGCAGGACGTGATACAACTAAAATTAATGCTGTTAAATATGCAGGATTAGGTGCAAAAATTACTACAGTTTCTACTAATACAATAGATGTGGCTGGTCAATCAATAGCTTCAATGACTGTTGCAGGTGGTACTGCTGTTGTTGCTTATGATTATAATGCTGCACCAAAGACTATAGCTAAGGATTGGAGAACAGGTGTTGTTGGTGATACTAATGATAATCTTACTGGTGTTGGTACTGCTGGTGATGGATTTATTGATGTTACGTTTGATACCCCAATTGATCCTCAGAGTGGAATAAGTAAGGATGGTTTTACATTCACATCAAATGTTGATGGCCAACCTTTGAAGGCTAAGGCAGTATATGTTAGTGGCAATACTATTAGATTTACTTTTGATACTAGTGCTGACAATGTTTCTAAAGATATGTATCAAAAGTACTTCAAAACTGGTAGCGTATTTACAGTAAATGCTAAGGATACAGTTACAGTTAGAACAATACAAGATCAAGATGATAATTATGCTACTTATAAACCATCAAGTGATGATATAAATATTAGAACAATTAATTTCGATGGAGTTGGTACTAACTAA
- a CDS encoding cell wall hydrolase — protein MAFSYRELLARIIKCEAGGEGENGMKAVATTIMNRVRVPYGEYQRIGQGDLRKVLYQKGQFDCMRTELGGAPNPQNIWSTVPEEIHYDIADWALAGNRLFTAGYSLWYFNPFAPCPWTFPYTGTGSFQVKVGNHCFYNPTELYAKT, from the coding sequence ATGGCATTTTCATATAGAGAGCTGCTGGCTAGGATTATAAAATGTGAAGCAGGTGGTGAAGGGGAAAATGGTATGAAAGCAGTGGCAACTACCATTATGAATAGAGTTAGAGTTCCCTATGGGGAATATCAGAGAATTGGTCAAGGCGACCTTAGAAAAGTACTTTATCAAAAAGGACAATTTGACTGTATGCGTACTGAACTAGGGGGCGCTCCCAATCCTCAAAATATCTGGTCAACAGTGCCTGAAGAAATACACTATGACATAGCAGACTGGGCACTTGCAGGCAACAGATTATTTACTGCAGGCTACTCTCTCTGGTACTTCAATCCCTTTGCCCCATGCCCGTGGACTTTCCCTTACACTGGCACAGGAAGTTTTCAAGTAAAAGTAGGAAATCACTGCTTTTACAATCCAACAGAACTATATGCTAAAACTTGA